Proteins encoded together in one Papio anubis isolate 15944 chromosome 3, Panubis1.0, whole genome shotgun sequence window:
- the LOC100997333 gene encoding C-X-C motif chemokine 6, translating to MSLQSSCAASGLGPSGSLCALLALLLLLTPPGPLVSAGPVSAVLTELRCTCLHFTPRVNPKMIGKLQVFPVGPQCSKVEVIASLKNGKQVCLDPEAPFLKKSIQKILDSGKQEKLSKRKDHTS from the exons ATGAGCCTCCAGTCCAGCTGCGCGGCCAGTGGTCTGGGTCCTTCGGGCTCCTTGTGCGCGCTGCTagcgctgctgctgctgctgacgcCACCGGGGCCCCTCGTCAGCG ctgGTCCCGTCTCTGCTGTGCTGACAGAGCTGCGTTGCACTTGTTTACACTTTACACCGAGAGTAAACCCCAAAATGATCGGTAAACTGCAGGTGTTCCCCGTAGGTCCGCAGTGCTCCAAGGTGGAAGTGAT AGCCTCCCTGAAGAATGGAAAGCAAGTTTGTCTGGACCCGGAAGCCCCTTTTCTAAAGAAAAGCATCCAGAAAATATTGGACAG tggaaaacaagaaaaactgagTAAGAGAAAGGACCATACGTCGTAA